In Plasmodium chabaudi chabaudi strain AS genome assembly, chromosome: 9, the following proteins share a genomic window:
- a CDS encoding SET domain-containing protein 7, putative, with protein sequence METILRKLRRSNKKDEHVEEIDAIDEDIWAQAKTLDFDDDPYNYKSNIKYKKNNNNKIEKREDISEDIYLENDEIESDELENSNNKINEKYYINSISLLNDYLHNASKDVARENYTKKGKKYYNKSHNDNIKRTEYDQKAFNKYACETKEYYEEDNEMNALKKAAIERIKINKLNKKHQQVEEVLEDEVLEEDALEEDDDINEGEDYEIEDYEIEEEEEVENAEYKYIGDTIELYDKENNEEYEQTQADNNNNEKLLENKEETVNEVEEDETYVEEKLEIYTKEQIDNEVEIAQIKGKGRCMFTRKELNPGNIIFIEKPLLIIIPSLNETLWEILNNLNNEQPFELPLRWHYAALCTMTMLNDDDFNACIDKWIPEPDKDPDDDVYNVLDKVCEIKTTKSGGKYYYYKNKLIDPNIYDRIIQVWHYNAFGHHTDSEGLVLYNRISMLAHSCNSTACWHYGENDSFVLRARVKLNVGDELTISYLGDDDLYKSSNIRREKLTNWLFVCMCNRCSNPVDYSRGFKCATCGIGTFFIKSEYDSETPIITKCNICLSEISESTALEYIEYENSYIERLEETNKNDLADALSVYIQADKIFTQHWVMYQLYTILFEGYRDACEWGKAIYYQMLRIRYAMEVIPRANYVLAWLYEELGEIHANSINTDILTTEDDYKITYEEKKRICSFFLRSIHLLEILCGYSHDYLKDSLNKYYRIDGLTATDALQTDE encoded by the exons atggaaaCGATTCTCAGAAAACTTAGAAGatctaataaaaaagatgagCATGTCGAAGAAATAGATGCAATTGATGAAGACATCTGGGCCCAAGCTAAAACCCTAGATTTCGAtg ACGATCCGTATAATTACAAatctaatataaaatataaaaaaaataataataataaaatcgaAAAACGTGAAGATATATCAGAAGACatatatttagaaaatgatgaaatagAGAGTGACGAATTAGAAAactcaaataataaaataaacgaaaaatattatataaattccatttcattattgaacgattatttacataatgCTAGTAAAGATGTAGCTAGggaaaattatacaaaaaaggGAAAGAAATACTATAATAAATCtcataatgataatataaaaaggacAGAATATGATCAAAAAGCTttcaataaatatgcatgtgAAACGAAAGAATATTATGAAGAAGACAATGAAATGAATGCGCTTAAAAAAGCAGCCATTGAaaggataaaaataaacaaattaaataaaaagcatCAACAAGTTGAAGAAGTGTTAGAAGATGAGGTTTTAGAAGAGGATGCTTTAGAAGAGGATGATGATATTAATGAGGGCGAAGACTACGAAATTGAAGACTATGAAATCGAAGAAGAGGAAGAAGTAGAAAATGctgaatataaatacataggAGATACAATAgaattatatgataaagaaaataatgaagaataTGAGCAAACTCAAGCagataataacaataatgaaaagttattagaaaataaagaggAAACAGTAAATGAGGTAGAAGAAGATGAAACATATGTTGaagaaaaattagaaatatatactaaaGAACAAATTGATAATGAAGTAGAAATTGCCCAAATCAAAGGAAAAGGCAGATGTATGTTTACAAGAAAAGAATTAAATCCTggtaatataatatttattgaaaaacctttattaattataattccAAGTTTAAATGAAACATTATgggaaattttaaataatttaaataatgaacaaCCTTTTGAGTTGCCACTTAGATGGCATTATGCTGCATTGTGCACCATGACAATGCTTAATGATGATGATTTTAATGCATGTATTGATAAATGGATACCGGAACCTGATAAAGATCCGGATGATGATGTTTACAATGTTTTAGATAAAGTCTGTGAAATTAAAACTACGAAAAGTGGGgggaaatattattattataaaaataaattaatagaCCCCAATATTTACGACCGAATAATACAAGTATGGCATTATAATGCCTTTGGCCATCACACTGATTCCGAGGGTCTCGTTCTCTATAACC gTATTTCCATGCTTGCTCATAGTTGTAATTCAACTGCTTGCTGGCATTATGGAGAAAATGATAGTTTTGTTTTACGTGCAAGagtaaaattaaatgtaGGTGATGAACTTACAATATCATATCTCGGGGATGacgatttatataaatcatcTAACA tcAGAAGAGAAAAACTCACCAACTGGTTATTTGTTTGCATGTGCAATCGATGTTCCAACCCTGTGGATTATTCAAGAGGATTTAAATGCGCAACTTGTGGAATAG gaacattttttataaaaagtgAATATGACAGCGAGACGccaataataacaaaatgtAACATTTGTTTATCAGAAATATCTGAAAGTACAGCTTTAGAATATATcgaatatgaaaatagttATATCGAAAGACTTgaagaaacaaataaaaatgatttagCGGATGCACTAtctgtatatatacaagctgacaaaatatttactcAACATTGGGTAATGTatcaattatatacaatactATTTGAAGGATATCGAGATGCTTGTGAATGGGGAAAagctatatattatcaaatgcTGAGAATTCGATATGCCATGGAAGTAATACCTAGAGCTAATTATGTACTAGCTTGGTTATATGAAGAATTAGGCGAAATTCATGCTAATTCAATAAATACTGATATATTAACAACAGAGGatgattataaaattacCTATGAAGAAAA aAAAAGGATTTgctcattttttttaagatcAATACATTTATTAGAAATATTATGTGGATATTCCCACGATTACCTAAAGGATTCATTG AACAAATACTACAGAATTGACGGACTAACTGCTACGGATGCATTGCAAACAGATGAATAa
- a CDS encoding palmitoyltransferase DHHC9, putative gives MNNYFSFITVTSLSVFLYICYLYCLQNDHLNNYSKSLRILLALISAPFFVLYYWAFIKCSLCDPGYVDDTWEINAEENNIQIENRKIRNYTPNKYTICDKCNYLVRPERAHHCRTCQRCVLKMDHHCPWIGTCVGEKNLKFFFLFLLYGLFISLYVNITIMPQFVKSIYESDESKESHQMHHAAIFISISATTTLSLALIFMVFRYIYFISHNITTIESSYADKNPYDIGTYSNWKEVFGSFQWKWFFPFNPDNFYITNYLYPLNDIYMNINNIDINDTLLSSHNFNSKDEE, from the exons atgaataattatttctCTTTTATTACTGTAACATCTCTAAgtgtttttctttatatatgctaTCTAT ATTGTTTGCAAAATgatcatttaaataactACAGTAAATCTCTAAGAATACTCTTAGCACTAATAAGTGCTCCGTTTTTTGTTCTCTATTATTGGGCGTTCATAAAATGTTCTTTGTGCGATCCAGGATATGTTGATGACACATGGGAAA TAAATGcggaagaaaataatatacaaatagaAAATCGGAAAATAAGAAATTACACAcccaataaatatacaatatgcGATAAATGTAATTATTTAGTTAGACCCGAGAGAGCCCATCATTGCAGG aCATGTCAACGATGCGTATTAAAGATGGATCATCATTGCCCATGGATAGGAACGTGTGTTGGAGAAAAAAACctaaagtttttttttcttttcttattatatggattatttatatcattatatgtTAATATAACCATCATGCCACAATTTGTAAAATCTATTTATGAGTCTGATGAATCTAAG gAATCCCACCAGATGCATCATGCagcaatttttatta gTATATCCGCTACCACAACGCTATCGTTAGCTctaattttt ATGGTTTTTCggtacatatattttatatcgCATAACATCACAACCATTGAGTCTTCTTATGCTGATAAG aATCCTTATGATATTGGCACTTATAGCAACTGGAAAGAA gTATTTGGAAGTTTTCAATGGAAATGGTTTTTCCCGTTCAATCCAGacaatttttacataacaa ATTATTTGTACCCCCTAAAcgacatatatatgaacattaataatattgatatCAATGACACACTTTTATCTAGCCACAATTTTAATTCGAAAGACGAAGAGTGa
- a CDS encoding peptidyl-prolyl cis-trans isomerase, putative, with translation MNKLIAAVFFILTLFQTYINAETPEVTHKAYFDISINDKPIGRIVFGLYGKVAPKTVENFVSICKGTVVNDKMLNYTNSIFHRIIPNFMAQGGDITNFNGTGGLSIYGNRFDDENFTLKHTKRGMLSMANAGRNTNGSQFFILFVPTPWLDGRHVVFGEVIEGIEKLVQIEAVGTESGKPLSRVLVTQSGVL, from the exons ATGAATAAACTA ATTGCAgcagttttttttatattgacTTTGTTCCAAACTTATATCAATGCAGAGACACCCGAAGTAACACACAAG gcatattttgatataagCATAAATGACAAGCCAATAGGAAGAATCGTTTTTGGATTATATGGAAAGGTTGCTCCAAAGACTGTCGAAAATTTTGTAAGTATTTGCAAAGGAACAGTTgttaatgataaaatgcTAAACTATACAAACTCAATTTTCCATCGTATTATACCAAATTTTATGGCACAAGGTGGTGatataacaaattttaatggAACTGGTGGTTTAAGCATTTATGGAAATAGATTTGATGATGAAAACTTTACATTAAAACATACAAAAAGAGGAATGTTATCAATGGCAAATGCAGGAAGAAATACTAATGGAagtcaattttttattttatttgtaccCACACCATGGCTTGATGGAAGACATGTTGTTTTTGGAGAAGTAATTGAAGGTATTGAAAAGTTAGTTCAAATCGAAGCAGTTGGTACCGAATCAGGTAAACCATTAAGTAGAGTCCTAGTAACACAATCGGgtgtattataa
- a CDS encoding chabaupain 2 — translation MNYHSSHIRPEEEMFVDKGIQNARLRKKNQMLIVTLAIVLSMFGFTVIYFNKTNKSSFNNLNVQNYSNDDYLINYLLKSKVVKKFMGSKIEELIVESEKNAKNANIVKNANDEHNKNYNKKTPLFKKNNDGKKFSANLYDMKFIMSNLESVNIFYNFMKKFNKQYNSAEEMQERFYIFTENLKKVEKHNKEKKYMYKKGINPFSDMRPEEFKMRYLNSKLSESTIIDLRHLIPYSAAISKYKSPTDKVNYKSFDWREHNAIIAVKDQKRCASCWAFATAGVIEAQYAIRQNKKISLSEQQLVDCSQNNDGCEGGILPYAFEDLIDMGGLCEDKYYPYVADVPELCEINKCKEKYTAIEYALVPYDNYKEAIQYLGPLTIAVGASEDFQDYDGGIFDGECTGFANHAVILVGYGVESVFDESLKKNVDQYYYIIRNSWSDAWGEEGYMRLKTDESGALRNCVLVQAYVPIIE, via the coding sequence ATGAATTATCATTCTAGTCACATTAGACCCGAGGAGGAAATGTTTGTTGACAAGGGTATACAAAATGCAAGgttacgaaaaaaaaaccaaATGCTTATAGTTACCCTAGCCATAGTTTTAAGTATGTTTGGTTTTACtgtcatatattttaataaaaccaataaatcatcatttaataatttaaatgttCAAAATTATTCGAATGATGactatttaattaattactTATTAAAAAGCAAAGTAGTAAAGAAATTTATGGGATCTAAAATTGAAGAACTTATAGTagaaagtgaaaaaaatgcaaaaaatgcCAATATAGTTAAAAATGCTAATGATGAACATAATAAGAactataacaaaaaaactccattatttaagaaaaataatgacGGCAAAAAATTCTCAgcaaatttatatgatatgAAATTTATTATGAGCAATTTAGAATCtgtaaacattttttacaacttcatgaaaaaatttaacaaGCAATATAACTCAGCTGAAGAAATGCAAGAAAgattttatatctttactgaaaatttaaaaaaagttgaaaaacataataaagaaaaaaaatatatgtataaaaaaggtATTAATCCATTTAGTGACATGCGCCCAGAAGAATTTAAAATGAGATATTTAAATAGTAAACTAAGCGAAAGCACCATTATTGATCTTCGCCATTTAATTCCTTATTCTGCTGCAATTAGCAAGTATAAGTCTCCAACCGATAAAGTTAACTATAAAAGTTTTGATTGGAGAGAACATAATGCCATCATAGCTGTTAAAGATCAAAAAAGATGCGCTTCATGTTGGGCGTTTGCTACTGCTGGTGTTATCGAAGCCCAATACGCTATtagacaaaataaaaagatttCTTTAAGTGAACAACAATTAGTTGATTGTtcacaaaataatgatggATGTGAAGGAGGAATCCTTCCATATGCTTTTGAAGATCTTATAGATATGGGAGGCTTATGTGaagataaatattatcCATATGTAGCTGATGTTCCTGAATTATGCGAAATTAACAAATGCAAAGAAAAATACACAGCTATAGAATATGCATTAGTACCatatgataattataaagaaGCTATTCAATATTTAGGTCCACTCACAATAGCTGTAGGTGCAAGTGAAGATTTCCAAGATTACGATGGCGGTATATTCGATGGAGAATGCACAGGTTTTGCAAACCACGCAGTTATACTTGTTGGATATGGTGTTGAAAGCGTATTTGATGAAtctcttaaaaaaaatgttgatcaatattattatataattagaAACTCATGGAGTGATGCATGGGGAGAAGAAGGTTACATGAGACTAAAGACCGACGAATCAGGAGCACTCAGAAATTGTGTATTAGTACAAGCTTATGTTCCTATaattgaataa
- a CDS encoding AP2 domain transcription factor, putative, whose translation MNKCNSIFSLKSEFLDKQFFNLLWKNNFHISSSCKNRKSSAFLINLNKKNIAVCEQNEKNNDDAENNTLSEEIKRETNSIQHVFKWGIGNKFRSDPENRFHPVHHLRPKEVTIKKSYFDSTNENIKYEDLNEQWEVFWFENNKLNAKPFPIKKYGIEAAKKEAFKFYETLQSQNRINPKPKHESGVEGVYYDVVTNCWIALYRSNNFPVCKSFSAEYHGFEMAKQMAIDRVNKYKR comes from the exons atgaataaatgTAATTCAATATTTTCTCTAAAAAGCGAATTCCTtgataaacaattttttaatttattatggaagaataattttcatatcaGTTCATCATgtaaaaatcgaaaaagttcagcatttttaataaatttgaataaaaaaaatatagcgGTGTGTGagcaaaatgaaaagaataATGATGATGCTGAAAACAACACATTAAgcgaagaaataaaaagggAAACAAATTCCATTCAACATGTTTTTAAATGGGGAATAGGAAATAAATTTCGCTCGGACCCAGAAAATag GTTTCATCCTGTTCATCATCTTCGTCCGAAAGAAGTGACAATTAAAAAGAGCTATTTTGATTCAACTAATGAAAACATAAAGTATGAAGATTTAAATGAGCAATGGGAAGTATTTTGGTTTGAAAACAACAAATTAAATGCAAAACCATTtccaattaaaaaatatggaataGAAGCAGCCAAAAAGGAagcatttaaattttatgaaacaCTACAA tCACAAAATCGTATAAACCCCAAGCCGAAGCATGAATCAGGGGTAGAAG GAGTTTACTACGACGTTGTAACGAATTGTTGGATTGCCCTATATCGATCAAATAATTTCCCTGTGTGTAAATCCTTTTCAGCTGAATATCACGGATTTGAAATGGCCAAGCAAATGGCAATAGATCgtgttaataaatataaaagataa
- a CDS encoding rhoptry neck protein 4, putative: protein MSGIRLFYVCIFIVLSTFIHTAKSFQDNDDFWGFSFFDKNGDNNAENEKVEEGSHQNMQHTDDAANTGNEQQNVVNGSEHHANNTEELKNHEEHGEDQYEHTSQQINNEIEDSNNNNNNNNSDNTPEHNPSNQTNNSDIQESNHNDMSHQNATTENEHNTEHVPTEDTPADQAPTEQAPTEHVPTEDTPADQAPTEQAPTDQAPTDQAPTDQAPTDQAPADQAPAEQAPTEQAPAEQAPTEQAPTEQAPADQAPTEHGHNGEDEGEHSAEGDQINKNNNSKDHSDTTSSSSSSLDSAQFSDTTSSSSSSSGYSNLRKPVFGSPSNPLKGFSHNVTSQSSSSMPLFNYGQNIKKHATEMFTDITDKGLDSISDPHKYHLLKKKYIYLSVAERAILEIIDASKKGLDAIRGLKDHELFHKIYKDAVIRSNLNTHSIARGFDVITLEECDKILSEMFKILTQLSYDNYPKFYKSMNINKSALNASFPEIKMKILKKIGVTYSKLPPIFKDTNGNKCPVSDFIISITPRELTQRLAIMFSNWLSANEYGSIENFENNVELNVLCSGASILVQQWKYYQNILGFEDNNDHAFLGLIDELLTIDKKYSKNEEHTESLEKMKKSKVFNYCTKLMRTSGNISTIPFNHENNKTPSSSIIGSLGNLVKAHISGYYAATAQRINSYFNYSDKKNKKKTLPKVISICTLLNLTDILFNCTDPHSTHTPNWNLLKLNVLNTKGKDILNHLNNLNYLLNSENEAIKEVCNPKNDTVDKTLQNLLVLISSQSHDVLAQEVEKKGLGTGYIKDEIKNINEYYYNKIAEGEDDVEKAIFDDL from the exons atgtctGGCATAAggttattttatgtatgcatTTTCATAGTGCTCTCTACATTTATTCATACCGCAAAATCATTTCaag aTAATGATGATTTTTGGggattttccttttttgaCAAAAATGGCGATAATAACGcggaaaatgaaaaagtaGAAGAGGGCTCTCATCAAAATATGCAGCACACTGATGATGCTGCCAATACAGGAAATGAACAACAAAATGTAGTAAATGGTTCTGAGCATCATGCAAATAATActgaagaattaaaaaaccaTGAAGAACATGGTGAAGATCAATATGAACATACTTCtcaacaaataaataacgaAATCGAGGATAgcaataataacaataacaataataacaGTGACAATACTCCAGAGCATAATCCTTCGAACCAAACAAATAATTCAGATATTCAAGAATCAAATCATAATGACATGAGCCATCAAAATGCTACAACCGAGAATGAACACAACACTGAACATGTACCAACTGAAGATACACCAGCTGACCAAGCACCAACTGAGCAAGCACCAACTGAACATGTACCAACTGAAGATACACCAGCTGACCAAGCACCAACTGAACAAGCACCAACTGATCAAGCACCAACTGATCAAGCACCAACTGATCAAGCACCAACTGATCAAGCACCAGCTGATCAAGCACCAGCTGAACAAGCACCAACTGAACAAGCACCAGCTGAACAAGCACCAACTGAACAAGCACCAACTGAACAAGCACCAGCTGATCAAGCACCAACTGAACATGGACATAATGGTGAAGATGAAGGTGAACACAGTGCGGAAGGAGACCAAATCaacaaaaacaataatagcAAGGATCACAGTGATACAACTTCAAGCAGCAGTTCTAGTTTAGATAGTGCTCAATTTAGCGATACCACAAGTTCAAGCTCATCTAGTTCAGGGTACTCGAATTTAAGAAAACCGGTTTTTGGAAGTCCTTCAAATCCTCTTAAAGGATTTTCACATAATGTTACGTCACAAAGCTCCTCAAGCATgccattatttaattatgggcaaaatattaaaaaacatgCTACTGAAATGTTTACTGATATTACGGATAAAGGATTGGACAGTATTTCCGATCCTCataaatatcatttattaaaaaaaaaatatatatatttatcagtAGCAGAAAGAGCAATACTCGAAATTATAGATGCTTCTAAAAAAGGATTAGATGCAATTCGTGGTTTGAAAGATCATGAATtgtttcataaaatatataaggaCGCTGTAATAAGATCAAATTTGAATACCCATTCTATTGCCAGAGGATTCGACGTGATCACACTTGAAGAAtgtgataaaatattatcagaaatgtttaaaatattaactcAATTGTCCTATGATAATTATCcgaaattttataaatctatgaatattaataaatcagCATTAAACGCATCGTTTccagaaataaaaatgaaaatattaaaaaaaattggtgttacatattcaaaattaccaccaatttttaaagatacaaatggaaataaatgCCCAGTTAgtgattttattataagtaTAACACCAAGAGAATTAACACAACGACTTGCTATTATGTTTAGTAATTGGCTATCTGCTAATGAATATGGTTCTAtagaaaattttgaaaataatgtcGAACTAAATGTTTTATGTTCAGGTGCATCCATATTAGTGCAACAATggaaatattatcaaaatattttagggtttgaagataataatgatCATGCCTTTTTAGGTTTAATCGATGAATTGTTAACAAtagacaaaaaatatagtaaaaatgaagaacaTACTGAATctttagaaaaaatgaaaaaatcaaaagtatttaattattgtaCTAAACTTATGAGAACAAGTGGAAACATTTCGACAATACCATTTAATCatgaaaacaataaaaCTCCAAGTTCATCTATTATTGGTTCATTAGGAAATTTAGTTAAGGCACACATAAGTGGATATTATGCAGCAACTGCTCAAAGAATTAACtcttattttaattattcggacaagaaaaataaaaagaaaacacTGCCTAAAGTCATTTCAATTTGTACTCTCTTAAATTTAAcagatatattatttaattgtaCAGATCCACATTCAACTCATACCCCAAATTGGAACCTCTTGAAGCTAAATGTATTAAATACTAAAGGAAAAGATATTCTAAATCATCTTAATAACCTAAACTACCTATTAAATAGCGAAAACGAAGCAATTAAAGAAGTGTGTAATCCTAAAAATGACACAGTTg ATAAAACCTTGCAAAATTTGTTAGTTTTAATTTCATCACAATCACACGATGTATTAGCACAAGAAGTAGAAAAGAAAGGTCTCGGTACTGGTTATATTAaggatgaaataaaaaatataaatgaatattacTACAATAAGATTGCCGAAGGAGAAGATGATGTTGAGAAAGCCATTTTTGATGATTTATGA